One Vanessa cardui chromosome 22, ilVanCard2.1, whole genome shotgun sequence DNA window includes the following coding sequences:
- the LOC124539454 gene encoding acetylcholine receptor-like protein cup-4 codes for MKWISLLCLKLCIITGSVQMDSNFTFTYDMAMQCKEHICQHGYNYEMFYLVDYADRKAVRSDPSIVFEMHIAILAASNGHILLSTVPKPDATDPVYEIVVGGGANKFTELRGNLKRNARASAKTVGILSTVNFRAFYIKITEDGLIQFGREGEILPIISYQDMNPLTVRYFSFAAWNGVEAKFLFDCPIPLANGSSVTPSSQAVEPKLTNSDRLRRTLLLNKDPYQPPRPKFTVNIGVKVTGITYDAFESKLSTAVSIVRKWTDDSMAWNPSKFNGTTYLTFRQGQIWSPTLSVFNSDTISMLDAKNQELIYMVNSGEATLHMQTTIQTWCFDYENTITKWPRDEYLCTIVLEPWELHDQIVLKQLDANSDAMKAFTVIDDVVQNGWDVSTHQYVVNSSAWNQIYTFDDNSTRLNDRYIINVSLKRRATSYNIVFYTPLLVLVTFVLLSFWSERLNMKRVWFYGCCTVVICMGLCNIDFLVPSHTVPTIMILYVAVLGGVLLALLVHVALMTSLAKRICKTTFIQNNLTSQWFRGLFCLPPLKVCQIYETVDECYTRPDDDDSGVMASRNGTIEEMQSDNKEYSESMEVAEVIDKLMFFIYSISFAIMLALHF; via the exons ATGAAGTGGATTTCATTGTTGTGTTTAAAACTATGCATAATTACGGGCTCTGTTCAAATGGATTCGAATTTCACTTTTACGTACGATA TGGCAATGCAGTGTAAAGAGCATATCTGCCAACACGGCTACAACTACGAAATGTTCTACCTCGTGGACTATGCAGACCGAAAAGCCGTTCGTTCGGATCCAAGTATCGTATTTGAAATGCATATTGCGATACTAGCAGCTAGCAATGGTCATATTCTTTTGTCGACTGTACCCAAGCCTGATGCAACGGATCCCGTGTATGAAATTG TTGTCGGTGGTGGAGCAAATAAGTTCACGGAGCTGAGAGGAAATCTGAAAAGGAATGCAAGAGCTTCCGCTAAGACTGTTGGCATTTTATCCACTGTTAACTTCAGGGCGttctacataaaaataactgaAG ACGGCCTGATTCAGTTTGGACGAGAAGGTGAAATATTGCCGATCATATCTTACCAAGATATGAATCCACTGACTGTTCGATACTTCAGTTTCGCTGCTTGGAATGGCGTTGAGGCTAAATTTCTCTTTGATTGTCCGATACCTTTGGCTAACGGATCTAGTG tcACGCCTAGTTCTCAAGCAGTTGAACCAAAACTAACCAACTCAGACAGACTGAGGCGAACTCTGCTATTAAACAAAGATCCATATCAACCACCCAGACCAAAATTCACTGTAAACATTGGAGTAAAAGTAACAGGCATTACTTATGACGCTTTTGAATCTAAATTGAGCACTGCTGTGTCTATCGTTCGG aaatggACTGATGATAGTATGGCCTGGAATCCAAGTAAATTCAACGGGACGACATATCTTACATTTCGTCAGGGGCAGATATGGAGCCCAACTTTATCAGTTTTCAA CTCTGACACGATTAGTATGTTAGATGCTAAGAATCAGGAATTGATATATATGGTAAACAGTGGTGAAGCGACGCTACACATGCAGACAACGATACAGACTTGGTGTTTTGATTACGAGAACACGATCACGAA atGGCCACGTGATGAGTACCTGTGTACAATCGTTTTAGAACCTTGGGAACTCCATGATCAGATAGTTCTAAAGCAATTAGACGCTAATAGTGATGCGATGAAAGCG TTCACAGTGATTGATGATGTTGTACAAAACGGTTGGGATGTGAGTACTCACCAGTACGTAGTAAATTCATCAGCCTGGAACCAAATTTATACCTTCGATGATAATAGCACTCGCCTCAATGACAGATATATCATCAACGTCAGCTTGAAACGTCGAGCCACTTCATATAACATTGTTTTCTATACGCCTTTATTag TGCTCGTAACGTTTGTTCTGTTATCGTTCTGGAGTGAACGCTTAAATATGAAGAGGGTTTGGTTCTATGGATGTTGTACTGTTGTTATTTGTATGGGTTTATGCAACATTGATTTCTTGGTACCCAGCCACACTGTTCCTACTATTA TGATACTATATGTTGCGGTTTTGGGAGGAGTCTTGTTAGCATTGCTAGTGCATGTAGCGTTGATGACGTCATTGGCCAAACGGATTTGCAAGACAACCTTTATTCAGAATAACTTGACCTCACAGTGGTTCAGAGGCTTATTCTGTTTGCCACCTTTAAAG gTATGTCAGATATATGAAACAGTGGATGAATGTTATACAAGGCCAGATGATGACGACTCAGGTGTGATGGCATCAAGAAACGGTACCATAGAAGAGATGCAGAGTGACAATAAGGAATACAGCGAATCAATGGAAGTTGCAGAGGTCATAGACAAgttgatgttttttatttactccaTATCGTTTGCAATAATGCTTGCGTTACACTTTTGA